The following DNA comes from Triticum aestivum cultivar Chinese Spring chromosome 3D, IWGSC CS RefSeq v2.1, whole genome shotgun sequence.
TACATGAATCGATATCTCACACTGGTACTGATCATGCATGCATCAACTTAGGAGTATATACTGTATAGAACCTAAAACAACGGGCACTGAAATTAAGAACAATTCTCTCTCTGTATACGCATACGCTCCTCCTCCTCGTGGGTACTATAGCACCGAGGTCTTGTGCCAGCCAGCAGCGGCCTCGCCGGCCGGCCGGTTAGTCGCAGCACATCTCGCAGATCCAGCAGCAGCACAGTGCGGCGAGGCTGAAAGAAACGGACCAAATTCAGACATCATCAGACCGGAAATCACTGGCGACAATTATAAGCAAGTTACTGTCCAAACGAGGTGGTATCAATCGATGGAGCAGGtagctggtggtggtggtgaggcGTACGTACCATCCCTCGATGAAGCCCTTCTCGCCCCTGGATTTGGTGCTCGCCCGGCGCCCCTTCTTCCCGCCGACCTGGTCCTGCTCCGCAGCCGCCGTCGGGTACCCTGCAACACCAACACCAACGAATGAAGAAACTCATGAACAAATCGAAAGCGGCAGGCAGGCagacatgaacaagtttatctatCTGAAGACGAGACTGCAGGGAACTGAACCCCAACGAGCCCGTAGCGTAGTAGATCGACCAATAcctggcggtggtggaggagcctgCTGGTTGCTCCTGTTGTTCTCCATCAGGTATGTCCTCTGGCTACGAGTTGCTTctgctgtgctgtgctgtgctaTCGATCGGATTCGGCTGATGGATACCTGTCtccaactccagcaccctctataTATACACGCCAGCCACACTGGTGTCAGGCTCAGGCACACGGATAGCGCACACAGAGAGGCAGAGCACGGAAGCTTCTCCCCCAACTTTTGACACCACACCGCGCAGTCGCTGACAAGTAATTTGATTCGATC
Coding sequences within:
- the LOC123075628 gene encoding cysteine-rich and transmembrane domain-containing protein WIH2; amino-acid sequence: MENNRSNQQAPPPPPGYPTAAAEQDQVGGKKGRRASTKSRGEKGFIEGCLAALCCCWICEMCCD